Within Telopea speciosissima isolate NSW1024214 ecotype Mountain lineage chromosome 8, Tspe_v1, whole genome shotgun sequence, the genomic segment ATGATGCTCAGTGCGCCATGCAACACCAGATTAGGTGGCCAATTCAGTAGTTGCATGCAATTGTACGATGACAAGGAAGCTGATAATTTGAAAGCTACCATTTACCGTGCGTCTTAGGACGTTATTGCGTTACACCAACGTACCGTTCGAAGCATTTAGATTCCATTTTATTGCTTCTGGTTGCACCCGAATTTTTGATGGAACGACCGATATCTAACGACTCATAGTTGATGTGTTGATTTGAATCAAGATCAATTAGCTGATTTTATAGTCGCATGTGCTCCTAGAGTCCCTTGTGGTGTAAAGCATATGTATCATTTTTGGTACATAGATTTCAAATGAGTCATCTACGTTGCATCTGCAAAATCAATCGAGACGGGAAAGATTCCCATCCGAATAACCACAACTCACTTGTGAATTAGAAACTTTATTGAACGGCCATTAACTCACTTAACGACcttgtgatgctatgcaaacgcACACCGCCGCCTAGTGCTATGTAGAATGTCACGAAGAATCTATAAAATTATAGACTTGCCCTTCGTAGTTGTCTATTTGGACTGTCTAACTTTGGATGGCCATATTTTGGCCAATTTAACTCTGATTTGGACACAATCTTTTCCTACGTGTTTAGAATTTAGAGAGCTTCGTCCCTATATAGAGAAAAGTATAAAAGCATCATAGATAAAGATTCATTGAAGACTTTATCAATCCACATGTAGTTGGAAGAGTGTGCAACATATTGATTGATCTCCGACGACACAGTGGAGTGTGGGAATACCCAAGGGAGGTATTTATTGACGCAAAACCCTTATTTGCTGCTGTGATGGGTTTTGGTTGTTGAGACATCATTGTTCATTATTTGAGGGTATTTGAGGCCACACGTATGCATCAAGTAAACAAAAGTCATCAGGAATACACTAGTAGAGGTATTCCGTAATTACAGATCCCTATTTTATTTGTTCTAGAGTTATTAAGGGAGGGGATTTGATTATTTTGATCTTTCTTGTAAATTAGCAAGTTGGGACTTGTCTAGGTGTTGGGATTGTAGTCCTTGCGTACCTTTCTGTTGTCAAGGGTAGAAGTAGGTTAGTGTTCCTGAGTCACTTTGTGGCTGAAACACACCATTTGGGATTGTTGTCATTGTATTTGTGTAGGTAAGTGTTGATGTAGGATAAGGTGTTCATTAGCTATTGCTACGGTAAAAAATCACTAGTGACTGAGTAGACGTTGAGGTTAGTTTGACCATTACTCCGTGGATGTAAGCACACTGCCAAACCACGTAAACTCTATATCATTGTGGTtgtttatctttatttttggaTATTGGATTGATATGGTGATGACAAGATGAGTATATATGCACTTTCCAGTTGGCCTGACCAATTGTGTTTGCAAGGCAGAAGGGCATACTAAATTGTAGACTGGTAAAATTGGGGGTGCCCCAGCCACTTGGTGTTTGTGCTAGTGCATGTAAACTGTTTTTGGTTGAAGATCTCTACATCAGTAGCAATGTGTGTACCTGAAGTAATATACGTTATAAGAGTGTTTTTCAACAAGATTGTATTGTGAGTGTTGTACCAGAAGAGTTGATAGGCAGTGCCATCAATATTGGGGATAACAATGGTGTTCCATAAGTGTGTCGGTATAAATTCGAAAAGAAAATTGTGACCCTAATTCATCCTCCTCTAAGTGTCAATATGGAAATATCAATTTGTTTGGGAGACTTACACTAATTCTACGATTTGATAATCACCAACAAGAATTACTGCAATAATTCAATAATTGACTATCAATACCATACAACAATGATGCTTATGGCCAGATTCTTATTAATTACTATATATACCAGAGTCCAAAGCCAGAATCCCAACCAAACAATCTCGGAAAATTATCTACTCCATTTCCTGCCCAGTTCAgttccccaagtccctctaacagagggaggtggaccccacccagacAGTGTGTTCGatcaggggtagggtggtcatttccaaccccccccccttattaAAGGGACTTGGAAAATGCAACAGATAATGATCCATAGACCCAGCTACAACACCACCCTACACTAGCCTAAGCAAATCTTAGAGTTCTAACTGCACGCAGATAATGATCCATAGACCCAGCTACAACAACACCCTACACTAGCCTAAGCAAATCTTAGAGTTCTAACTGCACATAAAGCCAAACCGAAATAATAGAGGAATGCTATCAATATCCACcacctgtctctctctctctccagacATACATATGTCTTCACAGGTTATTTTCTTCAGAATCAACACCCAGAACCCTATCAAGAACATCAAGGAACAGCTGAGGGGCTGTAAGTTGTGGGAAATGCCCATCAGCTTCAATGATCTCCACGGTTGTCTTCCCTTTTATCTTCCTCTGCATGTAATACACAACAGATAGTGGAACGACGATGTCGTTGCTGGTCTGAACAATGGTGCATGGGACATCAACTTTCTCAAGAACATCTCTATAGTCGCAGTAGAAGATGGTTTTGGCCAGTGAGAGTGCGACTTCGGGTCTCATTCGTCCCAAGAGTGTCCCGAACTTCTCCACCGACACGCTATCCCTTGCATCCACTACAAGACCAGCGAAGCTTGGTGCCCATGCATGGAAATTGGACTCTATGTTTGACAACAATTGCTCCACCTCTGATTTCTCGAACCCTCCTTCATAATCTTCCGTATTCAAGTACCTGCAAATTAATCCACAAAACCCTCAAATTTGGCCCATTTTATACTTATTGGACAGGAAAATAAAGCCTTTCTTGGCCCAAATTCTCTACTGCTTTTGCTTAACAAGTAGTCAAGTGTACTAGGGACTaaaggtgtcaatttagaactgaaaccgaaaatCGAAATTGGCCGTTTAAAATCGAATCGAATTGAACCAGAGTAaatcggtttgattttggtttaaaaaattagaatcttTTATCGGTTTGATTCAGTTTCATGCCTAAAACCGTTTAACCAAACCGAATAAGGAACCAAATAAAATTCtattaatttttttcccataaaatgtggatgataaattctattcttttttagtgtttggaAAAGTTTGATGGACTTTTTAACTTAACAAATAAGGGTATCTTATTGGTGAAGATGTAAAAAGTTGTCCCAAACACTTAAAATAAGACTTAAACCGAAtgtgaaaccaaattaaaacccattaaGAAACCGAATCCAAATTGAAccgatttgatttgattttggaaaAGTATTCTCAGTTCGGTTCAATTTGATTTATACATTTTGTTTCAGGaattgaaccgaaccgattgacacccttagtaggGACTAGGGAGATACGGGCCAGGACCTGGtttcaacccaaacccaaagcTAGACCAGGGGGAATGTTTGGTTACTTGGAATTAAGCCAAGAAGAAAGAACCTTTTTGGTCATCAAAGTCAAACTAGACGGACTAATAGGAGATGGGATTAGTTTGATAGGAATCCAAGGGGTAGTTTTAGTGAATATTTATGAGGTTTCCAAGTATGTTGAATGGACGATGTGGATCAAATCATCTGATAGGTCAAGCCAATCAATCTACATCTTCCATTTAACAtctaagaaaataagaaatttttaTGGTTTTCTGATCAAAGGAATACAAGCATATTTGATATAGGACTAATGTCAACAGTACTAGCATGAACGCAGAATCGTTTGGCAAACTCAAAAGCTCCAATATCAAACACAAGTGACTTTTGTCGTGATAGTGTGACTCCAAGTTCATCAAGCGATTCCTCATAGCTAGGCCTTCGCAACATCATGATCTCTAGTTACCATATCGTTGTTGAGAACTACATAATTGATAAAATGCGCTCCGGGATGAACCAATTCAGCACAATACCACACCAAACTATAGTGTGATAGTGCGAAATCCACAACCTTCTAAAGAGACCTATACCTAGTCTAAAGCTGGGGCTTCAAAACAAATCAAGTAGGAGTTTCAACCTTCTCGAGAGACCtttctttcaaaccaaactgGAAGGGAGGGATAAAAATCTCTCTTAAGGCGGCGGCTAGGGTTGATTGGGTCTTTGACTTTGACCAAGACAACGGTTGCAAAGAATCCTATGCAATCCTagagctttttatttttttaatatcaatTAAGGCTGAACTCCTAGAAATGTTTTTTTGGGGCAACAACAAGAAAACTTCTAGGCTTCATGGTATATTTATATTAAGCAAAAAATTTTATGGATGATCATGTCATATTGTACCTATGGATGATTCCCTTAGTTGTGCTAGATTAGTGTCATGGAATGGTACGAATTGGTCACTTGCCAAATTCTATACTTAAAGTCAATCATATACACTCTCATTTATTGTCTTGAACTTTCTTTGTAGTCTAAGCATTTTCATGCATCCTCTCAGTGGtcctaattttttgtttttttattttaaatttatttaatttgtcACGTACCAATTTCAATTGAgttaaaacttgacatatgCTAAAGGGAACTTCTTAGGTCCACCTGTCTACAAAATTTCAGTCTTCGATCAGAGCTGCTATGTGATACAAATAGGTGGGTTATCCCATAAAACCCCATAAACAGACCTATTTATAAAATCCACTCAAATAAATCTTAGGAGTAGAAGGAATACCCTTTGATTTATATGTTtacaaataaaaatggaaaatgttctctgcaccAGGGGCGTaggctgtgcccaaacacatgggatgGGCGAAATAACTCCGCGCCTCATCTCTTGAATGACTGAAATGACCATCCAACCCcatcccatgtgtttgggtgcagcctgcacccCCATGCGCTGCGGTGAATAGAAAATCGccccaaataaaaattattatttttattattattttttatgatagAATAAAAATTACTAATTGAAAGTGCATGAGTAATATATTGCAGtaattgtagagagagagagagagagagagagagcgagagagagatgtgaggtCTACCTAGGAGAAGCTCCAAGGAGTATGAGCTTCTTGAAGAGATGAGGTCGTTTAATAGAGGCAATGCAACCAACCATACCAGACATAGAGTGGCCAATAAGAACAGAGGAAGTCAAGTTCATCTCATCCATGAGAACAATAAGGTCGTCAGCGAAGGCCTCTAACGAAGAATACTTATCAAGATCGAAGAGGTTCAGATCGTTCACAGAACCCGAGAAGCTCCAATCGAAGACAAGCACACGGTAACGACTTTTGGTCAAGTGTGGAACTATTTTCTCCCAAACCGATTGATCTCCTCCATACCCATGAGCTAACACCACACACTCTTTCCCTGATCCAATTATTTTTGCGTTCATGGAGCTCCAAAGACTCTTCTCCATCATCAGTACCATCTTTAGCAGAAGAAGCAAAGTAAGGTTGAAGGCTTTATGAAGcctgaagagagagagagagagagacagagagagatgttAAAAGAGTTCTTTTGTCCTTGTCTATGTATCTTCTGTTCTTTGTTCGTCCTCTTTCCTATTTAATGAtaatttttaggaaaaattacatttttCATCCCTGTAATTTGAATCTATTACGTCTATCATTCCTAAAAATTCATTTATTTCAAAAACCTTCTctgtattttgaaaaaatcttatAATTGTACCCTTACTGTTAGAttagaacagttaagtgatgatatcatcgcacaattttaattttaataccTATAATACCTTTGATGGGATAAAATGACACTAATACCCTCTGACGTGTTTCTATCTTCATGATAAGCTTGCCACCTAAATCCACGACAATGGCTGCGATCTGATCAATTCATCTATCTTTCTTCTTGATTTGCCAGTGGTACCTTCAATGGATAAACGCAACAAATTATTTGCTCAGTCACTCTACTAAATGCTGCATTTCAAGTCTTTTTTTTCTAATGGTTAGTTGGATCGATCGTTTAAAAAAATGACACTAATGCCCACTGAGTCGTTTCGGGGGGATTGAAAAGGGTGGAAGGTGAAAACTTGCAATTACCTCAATCAACAGATGACAGAAGCACCATGCTTGGTATTCTCTATAAATTCCTGTTTCGCTTAACTCTCAACGTCGATCCATCTTCCTGTCCGAATCATGAAAATCCTCTAAGATTAGCAACAAGTACcaagttttcttcaaaaaatactcaaagcgtCCAACCTTATGATATAGTCAAGATCGAGTTAAAATTTCAGATAAAAACAAGGTGAGCATTACCTTTTATGATCCGTTCATCTCAGAAGTCGGAACAACTGCGACTGCCAACAGGAAGTTCTTTCGAGATCTGATAATGGAGAGGAGAGTTCAGTATTGGCGACTGCTTGGTCTCTTGGATTTGTGTTTCCTATTCTGTTtcacgatttggggaagaaggagaaggaatattCCTAATCTGATTCTTGATTCTCgattcttttaattaaaaaaaaaaaaaggttttttcttCGAGTATTAAGAAAGGataaaattgtcattttctttttaaaattaatagAGGTAACATTTAAGGGTACGGATGTAATAAATTACTTTATAGGGATGATacacataatagattcaaactacaAGGGTATTAAACATAATTTTCCCTAACTTTTAAGATAATTTCAAGCTTGGGTGACTTATTGACTtagtaaaaaaattattattaccCATTTTTAGAaacaaatttataattttagaCTACTGGCTTACCGCCCATAGGATTACCTTCCCTACCCCATTATTCTCTTGCAAATTTGACTAAAAGCCTTACACCTGACCTCCCTACTTAAAATTGCTGTTACCAGGGTTGTAGGAACTTTCCTACTACCTGGGCTTGCAaccaaagaaatagaataatttGTTGGACGAAATTCATTTGGGTTTGACAGAAATCTTAGGAAGAAAATCACACAGAACCCTAGAACGTGATGGATCAATGGATATAACAAGATTAGAGCATACTTTACATTTAGAAATGTTGAAGAAGACCTCGTAAAACTTCTTTACGATGAACACGATAAAACCTTTGGTTTgggtcttccatagtcttctcCCACTAacatctttctttcttgattGGAAGAACGGAGAATGAGACCAAAGAAACTACAAGGGATACCTAACTGTGTATTTATAATACAAAATCCTAATCCTTATCCACTCTCACAACAGAAAGTACTAGAATACCCTCATTAACCTTAAAGTGATCCCAAACTAGGTTTTTGCGGTAATAGATCCATACCAATAGATaagatataattaattaagcccactgAGAAATCTTACATAATTCACTTCTCCTTTGGTTTCACAAACACCTCTTAAGTTTTTGTAATTTCCAAAGTACCCTTcgaaattccaattttttttactaGAAGTTCGAGTATCAGGAAAATTCTTGTAGCTCGGGTGACAACAAATTTCGTTAGTACTAAATGAAATTAATAGAGAACCTTAAGCTCCTGAAATTAATGGAAAACCTTCATCAAATATACATGTTCTTCATGGATCTATAGACATGCAAGTAGGTTACTAATTATGTAAAACCTTTCCTTGTGTAGCAATGACAGGGGAAAAGATGTAAGAGTTCACTGTTTTTTTGGAAGGGAAATCAGAGGTGATAAAATGTTCCTGCACTCTggtttttttggtaacaaaaaCAAATGGAGAGTTATACCACAAAATTTCCCGCAGGTAGAGTATTTCAGTCATTACATCTAACTTATGGGGATCACACGAAATTATTAACAACAAATAATAAAAGGTAATTAAGGTAAAGCAAAATAGAGAGATAAGTGAGGAAAATTATAAAGAAACGACGGCCACAAGACGacttgtgagagagagagagaaggcgtGCGCGTGATGTCTGTGATTGAGAGTAACGACGCAATTGGAGGACGTTTTGTCTCTCTTAGACGGGTTGGCAACGAAGATAAGTCCAAAGGaaaccttttttcctttaatgAATAAGGGGAATAGGTCCCACCACTGTATGATTTGcccttggattccatctgtacTCACTAatttgtctttgtctttgctTTATAATTCTGGTGGTTGACAATAGGCTTATAATTGAAAGGGATCTGATTCCAAGAGTAAATGCCAAGGTTTTGAAAACTGGAATCCGGGATTGAATTGGTCAGTGCCACTAATCTATTCTAATTGAATCTGTCTAAATCTGCTAGAACCGATGGGAATTGTCTGGATTGATGATGGCTAATTCTAATATGACTGGTccattcaccccaaaaaaagagaggaaatttTCGTGTACCTCCCTGAGGTAtcacataattacaaaaatatccgtcaattttaagaaattttacatatcttttacttttctaaaaaattaacaaatacCTTAATTCCGTTAGTAAAGATTAAAACAATGTTAAATTAATgagtaaaatgacaaaaatgcccttgcaaGAAAAGCCCTCATCGGTTGCCAAGACCTTAGCACAATCATATGCCAACAACGGTGGAGGTTGAAGAACACCGTACACAATCTTCAACTTCT encodes:
- the LOC122672184 gene encoding probable strigolactone esterase DAD2, giving the protein MVLMMEKSLWSSMNAKIIGSGKECVVLAHGYGGDQSVWEKIVPHLTKSRYRVLVFDWSFSGSVNDLNLFDLDKYSSLEAFADDLIVLMDEMNLTSSVLIGHSMSGMVGCIASIKRPHLFKKLILLGASPR